Part of the Cololabis saira isolate AMF1-May2022 chromosome 15, fColSai1.1, whole genome shotgun sequence genome, ACACTGCAATTAGTCGTTTGCAGTCACCAAGAGATGGAAGTTTATTCTGGCAATAAACATAATGCATTCAAAAAATGCCGTCCTGCAGGTTTATCTTGCAGGAGATGTTTGGGTCTTTTCAAATTAGCCATATCAATCCACATCCTCCTCGTGCCAAGAACGGATAACTCAAGAATAACTTGATTTAGAACAAGTTGTGGGGGAATGAGCAGCTAAAGTGGTTGCGCTCCTTTTTAAAAAGGATCACATGCATCAGCATCACTAGAACCAATTTAACCTTGCAGGTGCCCCCCATATTCAGCTTCTATTTACATCTAAGTAGTGCAGCTTAAACCCAAATCTAAAAGCAGGCGTGTTGTGTTTGAGGTCTGTACATGCAGCCTGCAGAGCAGCCTGCATGTCCTCGTTGAGCCATTTATGTATCAGTATCAGATTATGagggggattaaaaaaaaaaaaactgataatgGACAGCTATGATTTCAGTTACAGCTTGAAAAAAAATAGGCAGCTGACTTTGCACTCAGTGGGTTGCTTAATTATTGCAAACAATACAGCAGCAACTGCAGCAATAACAGGGAACTCATGCAGCTTATTTCATACCGCAGCAGGCATTAAAATAAACacgtcctttttcttttttttttttgttgtcactCTTGAACAGAGCAGAGAGCTTTAGATGGGGACAGCATCCGCCCGTCACCCTGCCTGACCGCAGGCCCGTGCACAGCGTGGCCGGCGCGCAGGGCTGAAGTTCCGCTGGCAGCAGCGCTGAAAGCAGCTCTGCGGGGATCTGCAGCTTCCTCAGCCCCActcacacaaacaaaacaagtcAAGCAAGCCCATGCActttacacaaacaaacatcagcGGCAAGCTCCCCTGAGGGGGGCAGATCTGCACGCAAACACGCACCTGGCAGCTTGGACTTTCTTGCccctttatggttccgcgttacaccaacgcagagcctacggcgtagggtacgcagagctacgccgtaccctacggcgtaggcactgcgtcgttttaacgcagaaccataattcggGCTTTATTCTCTGCAGTTTTAGCGACGCATCTGCGCCCGTTTCCATCAGACCGAGTCGGTGGAAAGGAGCAGCGGCCAAAGCCGACGAGGGGCCACTTCACAAAGTAACgacagggagagagggagggggtgAAGTGAAGGCTCGGGGAAAGACGCGAGGGAGACGCCGCCGATCAGCAACCTTCCCGCAGCGCAGCGGCACAAAAGGACGGCGAGGCTGCAACAAAGGCTGGAAAAACGCACTCCAACAAACCTGCCGAGGCGAGGACTCCTCTTCCTACTAGTGCCGATGTCCGGAGTGGCTATGCGTGTGTTGGGAGTGCGTGTCAGTCATCGGCGTGGTCTCCCACCCTGCCTCTCCTCTGCTCTGCTGTGCTGTGTGTGCGCGGATCGAGCTGATGTTTCcacttcctccttcctcctgccgtccctgctgctgctgctgctgctgctgctgatgccgAGCAGAGGATGCGGGCATGACAGCCGCGCACTTCCTACTCGCGTCTGTGTCACAgagaggcaaggcaagtttatttgtatagagcacaattcaacacaaggtaattcaaagtgctttacatcaacattaaaagcggtaagacacaattaaacagtagatAACAAATACattgaaatacaattataaggaaagaggtaaaataatcagaatcagaatcatctttattggccaagtttgaacattgtccaacaaggaatttgactccggttatttcgctcgcTGTATCCAGagttaaaaatagcaaacagtaaataaacaaatgtggcacttattaacatatacaattagcccttgtgctgtcttcgggtcaaaatgacccaattctccttccttccttccttccttccttccttccttccttccttccttccttccttccttccttccttccttccttccttccttccttccttccttccttccttccttccttccttccttccttccttccttccttccttccttccttccttccttccttccttccttccttccttccttccttccttctttcctcccttccttcttttctcccttccttccttccatccccccttccttccttcctcccttccttcttttctcccttcctcccttccttccttccatccttccttccttccatccttcttttctcccttctttctttctttctttcttccttccttctttccccccttccttccttccttccttccttccttccttccttccttccttccttccttccttccttccttccttccttccttccttccttctttcctcccttccttccttccttcctcccttccttccttccttccttccttccttccttccttccttccttcttttctccctttcttccttccatctttcttttctcccttcctcccttctttctttccttctttcctcccttccttctttcctcccttccttcttttctccctttcttccttccatctttcttttctcccttcctcccttctttccttccttccttccttccttccttccttccttccttccttccttccttccttccttccttccttccttccttcctcccttccttccttccttccttccttccttccttccttccttccttccttcttttctccctttcttccttccatctttcttttctcccttcctcccttctttctttccttctttcctcccttccttctttcctcccttccttcttttctccctttcttccttccatctttcttttctcccttcctcccttctttccttccttccttccttccttccttccttccttccttccttccttccttccttccttccttccttccttccttccttccttccttccttccttcctcccctcttctcttcctccttccttgacccggagacagcacaagggttaaagaactgaaaggtgcagcagtatgaggtagaaaaatgacggctctaaataaaacaggtgtataatccaggtgccataaagtaaaaattcagtccagcagttgttcaaACCAGTCACTAaagcagctcctctgcaggtagatggtaggttgttagtgaaaacacctgttttaaatgtactgGCTGATCCACAGGTATATGTTTTAATGGGCAAATATCAgcttaatgtaaagaaaatgatttgactaatggtgctttgactgaccccatttcaaaattggtcttaatttaagattgattcaaaactatttttgattttgtaaaaaaacaaaagattaaagcacataatccaggtgccataaaatAAAATCGCTGCCATGTTTCTagatcagcctgtacatttagaacagagCTTTTCACTAAGGACCTagcatctacctgcagaggagctggtttagtatttggttggaacaactgcgagactggatttttactttcTGGCACCTGATACAcctctgaaataaaataacaaagatacaattttttttacagcaaaaggtgcagcagaatgaggcagacatgattattgccgGAAGGTACATTGTTACGGCATGTgatagttattataattactgctattattgttattgcacggtgattggtttctctgagactctattaattgtgagagttcatcagagcaacagctggggggaagaaactgtataaactaataaaaagcagaagttgttaaaaagtaagggcaatagagtacagcaggtatgTATTTagtttaagagtacgcttcagtaaacagtaatgtttttaggcctgatttaaaggagctgacagttgcagcagacctcaggtctacaggaagtttgttccaccggtgaggagcagaataactgaacgctgcttcaccttgcttggttctggttctggaaccacaacaaaccagatccagatgaacctcaggggtctgggagcttcataggaactaacagatcaagcatggattttggtccaagaccattcaatgctttgtagaccagcaataagattttaaactctatacGTTGTACTCACTGGTAGCTGTTTcctgaccggtgtaatgtggtccagtttcctggtgtttgtatgtctctggcagcagcgttctggatcagctgcagctgcctgaggGGGCTAAGTGGTTGTTATATCAGCCCGACCTCACCTGCCCGAGGAGCAACACGTTAGAAACATCAAGCCATGTACTGACTACTGGTGAGGTCCGGTGGAATAGTGTCTTTATAAACTAGTGCTAGGGGTGGGGCGCTGCGGCACGGGTCACAGTAAATCTTATATGCAATACTTCTGGAccgatgttttatgtttgtttgatgtttgcttttgtatttgttattactattattttttttaatttggcatACAGTATGTCCTAtatgttatgtttttgttttggtctctgatgttgtttttttttgttttgttttttattgttggggTGAAAAAGAAAACGCAGTCTTTTCTTTTATAAGGTTTCTATTTACTGGGTTGTACTGGAAGTTTGCATGCAACTACAAAACTACCTCTGCTTTGTATACCTCTGTGAAAatccaataaacaaatgttttaaagaaaaaaaaaaacgtattaaaGAGTAGTTTAGTGGGAACTGTTGTATTTCCTGTAGAGTTTTGTTGGTTTGATTTATTGGAGAGCAgttttaaccctttaatgcAAAATTATGAAATACTAagaaaatattttgtatctatACGTTTTTGttaaaaattgaaattaagaACTCCCCACAGTTTTCTAATTCATATCTTTacacatgtgtgtatatgtatagagagagagagagagaaagggagagagaggtgaaaaaagaaaggaagaaaagaggtttAAGAGATATGACTCATGAATTGCAGGAAGCCACAGAACCAAACAGAAGCAGATCCAACTCCAGTCTGGTTGCTGGAAAAGGCAAGCGAGGACAATGGTTTTAATAATTCATGGTTATTGAGGCTCTCTGTCTCCGTTTTCATGCAGCACAATTAAGACCTTCTGATCTTACTTTATGCTGGGAACAATTATGATCCAGCTGGGGAAGAGGTCCTTTGGTGCTGCAGTTTCATCACATTTCATCGGTGCGGGTCGGATCACAGGAACACTGTGTGTCATTTAGACTTCAGCATCTCTGGATCAGATGATGTTACTGCCGTTAATTCAGGATAATGAGCCATCGAGTGTGGCATTGTCCCCtgtgtatttgtactttgtgtgTGTTCTTGGGTGTATGAGAAACTGTTTATcgcctgcagagctgctgctcatCCTCGTCTCCATTCAGCAGCTCTGTGTTCATCCTGTCCAAAAATCTGGAGCGACACACCCAGCAGAGATTTCCtagtccctttttttccctcctcaaaACGCAGGGGATGCACAGCTCTGCTTGCTTAAATGACAGGCTGTGTCCTCAGCTAAACTGTTATTAGACTGTATACATaagctgtgattggctgattacaGGGGCTGATCCAAcgataaaagaggtaaaagggaATATTTAATGTGCTTTAAGGACTAAACTAAGTTTAATTTTAGGGTACAAAGATTCAGAAATTGCTCTTTGTCTGACCTACTGAATGACACCCAGTGAGCTGATGGgatttaaacaaacaaatgacagagttgaatgcatttattttctgttgagagagcctgaaagaaagggtTCAAGATCTTATCTAAGCTCACAGAGGAAACAATCGTTTTATTTGAGACTATAAAGAAGATGAGAAATTTCAAGcagcatacatatatatatatatatacatatatgtatatatatatatatatatatatatatatatatatatatatacatatatgtatatatgcagaGTATTGAAAAGGACTGCGTGGTGCATTCAGGAAAGTGCAGTCATCTTATTTCTCATTTTATTGCTTCCCTgatattgaaaataaataaagtctcTGGGtttcaaattgtatttattctacaaagtcaaagaaaatgatTTTAAAGACATTTAGTGTTGTCCTCTTTTTACCCCGGAGAGCTGTGTTTGCGGTCGCCGTCGTCCTGCTGAATTGTGAAATTGCAGCCGGTGAGTTTTCATGCATTTCTGGTGCACTGACTGAATTTTATCGTGGTGACATTACATCCCTCTGAACTGCTTCTGAATCTCATCACAGATCCGGCAGGCTGCTCGAGGCAGGCAGGACTGTTCCGGTGAAGGTGATTTATCTCAGCTCATCAAGTCGCAGCAACAGAGAGAAGGAAGTGCAGCTGCCACAGACAGCACACGAGGGGGGCCAGAGGAGGCAATAAGGTTATGGGCTCTGATTCAGCAACTTAAACGTCCCCCTGACTGGATCTGCCATCCTTTTGATGGGATTTCTCCCTCAAACTCAATCCGTATACTCCACACAGCCAATCAGATTCCTCAGAATCCCCAACGCTAAAATCTAAATGGAAATCTGCCTGGCCTGCTCCCGGTAGGTTTCCTGTAATTGCCCGTCTATGGGGGTCATTAGGAAGAGGGAATGTTCTCCAGTTTATTTACAGAAATGCTATGTTACTtatgaaagagagaaaaacgCCAGACTTCCTCAAATGTGACTTCAAGGGCAAATCAAGACCAGAGGAGCCCTGAGAAAAAAGGCTGAGCTCTGCTAAATTATCTGACAGCTTTGTTGTTGGAGAACACGCTTTAAAAAGTTATTGGCTGCTCCACAGAGATGACAGACTAGAAAAAGTATGGAAGTATTGCCAGAAGATGCGATCAAAAGAAAATGTTCTTTGGCTCTTAATGGTTTAAATTCTGTTCAGTTTTGTAACAGCAGCTTCAAAATATTAAGTCagaagcataaaaaaaaaaaaaattaagtcaagGACAAACCAAAAATATAAGATTTTGCTGCCTAAAAGGCTGATGAAGcttcagagagagagaaacatctTTATTCTCAGAATACAGGAATATACTCAGATACATTCTTTCCTCATTTTGTGGCTTTTCAGAACAAATAATCATATCCTGACCTCAAATATGTCCAAACATTTCTGCGCTGTCACAAGCATTCAAACATGTTGgcttatgcaaaaaaaaaaaaaaagaagaaactttttttttttttttttttttacagcttcTGTATATGAAACGCACTACAATCACTTTTGAATACCAACGCGGCAGGAAGGCCATCAGAGAGGGTGGAAAATACAATCTCTTAATGATACGCAGTCTTGTTTGAACCCATGAAACTCATACCACTGGCCTCATTTTATATCCACAGCTTTTACTGAATGTTCATTGTCCATGctttttgccttttctttttttgttcctgcCCAAATATgtactgagacacacacacacgtactgaCTTAAGTAGAAACAGCATCTGTCCCTGTGCTACGAGATCTCACAAAGGGGATGTAAATTCAGGCTGTCGTCCTGGGGCAAATGAAACGACTTGGAGAAGTCATGCACGGCGTGGATTGAGAATTTTTATAGTTTCAAACCTTTACACGAGGCCTAAGGAGTTGTTACTGATGCACTGTGCAGTGCACACTTCACTAGAGTCTAGGATGAATAGTTGCTTGTTCTTTAATTCTCTTCTACGGCTGAAGCATGTAGTAGTCAAGCTGATCAATCAGACCGCTCCGAGGTTTCAGTCTGAATCCGAGGAGTCGCTCGATTTGGAGGACTTtcgcttcttttttctcttcttgcttttcttcttcttcttcttttccttcttccctttcttccttttgCTGCGATGTTGGTCTGATGAGGAAGACGACGAAGTGGAAGAGCTGTCTGAgtcggaggaggaagaggaggtggtGCTGTCTTGAAGCAGCTGCTGCAACTGCTGGATCCTAGAAACGGGACCGGCAGAGAGAAGACGAGACAGTCTCAGAATACTGGAGACGAAAGCACAGCAGGTACCCGACTCAGATGCCCAGATAGCCACGTGGCTGCTGATTTTGTATGAGTCTAATAGCATCAGGCTAAGAAACGGTCAACCCTGCAGATGTTAAGAGGTCAGTTACAACACACTGAGACGTGTCCGAGAAATAAGGTCATCCTGTCACTTTAATACACAGTACTAGTAGTGCGATAGTACATAGATTTGACATTTTTATTCTCACAAGGCACTAAAAAAGGTAGAAACAACCATCGCATCACCTGCAGCTAAACATTCAAATTTGCCTTCCCTGTGCAGAAACACTCTTTCTGCACAGGGAAGGCATTTGGGAACTTTGTAAATACATGTTTGTGAGCAGGAAAAGGTTGTTTTCCTGCTCACAAACCTTCCTTGTGACAGGAAAACATCTATGATGAAAAAGAATATCTTTgcatctaaaaaaaatataccCACAtccactaaaaaaaacaaacacatcctTAATGTTTAAAGTTAAAAATATGTGGGCAGTCCTAATAACAGTTGATCAATAGTGGAGCTGAGTaaaagtccaaaaacatgcatgctaggtaaattgatcattctaaattgcccgtaggtgtgagtgtgagtgtgtctggttgtttgtggggactgcgggtggaaactagcatttctgctaaacccggtgtattcaCACGCATTgacccgtctaaataaactttgaaatgaaatgaaatgaaatgaaaagagcCTAAATAATGTTTTTTAGACTGAattggcttttttcttttttttaactgcagTGGATTATCTCCATGAAGGACACTGTTTTATCCAAAATGACTTCTACACATAGACACATGGGGACAAGGTTGTTTTGATACAAGAAACGAGGGAAATGTGGATCGAACTTCTGAACATTAGAGCTAAATATTGATGTTTAGTATTCATATTgttctgctctgttttaggatAGCACAATTAAGTGTTTTAACGTTCTAAAATGGGACGTATAAACACaaattttaaagatttttttttaatttttttactttgtgcATTTGCAAGAGTATCTTAGCATCTTAGTTTTGGCATAGAAATAATTTGGTGGTGTAttaactttaaactttatttatgaaGAACCTCATGAAGCAAATAGAATCTGGGgtgttttataaaaaaaaaaaaaagaaattaaagtcacaattaatataaaatacaaatcatAGTGAACAACTCTGAAAGTCAAATCCCCTTCCCTGTCCTCCACAAGTCCTGCATTTGTTGCAGCCTCTGTGTGTAGCGGATAGAAATTTGATTGTgtttggaaataaaataaaataaagtttaaaaaaaaaaaaagaaggaaggaatttcCTCAGAGGAATTAGTTCAGGCTGTGGCTGATCAAGCAGAGGTTTGTGAAATGGAAATAATGTGTCAACAGCTCTTTTTGAGTAGAAGCATCAGTTGATTTtataggaaaaaaaatacaattaaatataaaaagaaatggCCTAAACAGTCCATGGCAAGCTCTGccacaaaaaagaaagacatttaATGAGGAAAGATTTATTGTGGTAATTCCAACACACAATCAAGTGAGTTATGGCCTCAGCTGACGGCGTAAAGGTTAGTAGGTGGTCTCTGAATGCTTCCAAGGGTGCATTCATGTTCTGACTACAAAGACAATGTGGACACCAGTGTCCCAGACTACCCTCAAATATGAGAGCTTTAGGAAAGTTCAAGAAAAAAAGCTTACGGACCAGTAATGAAAGAAGATGGTTCGTCTAACAGgatcttgattttattttatttttttctgtagaCACAagcattaaatatatataataaaaacacagatgCAATTAAGTTTAACAGACTGTGAGACCAAGCTGGTCTGGTTTACCTCCCTTTCAAAGAAAGAGACAAAATTCATGTGGCACAGACACACGACTTAACTACAAAGTGCTTCTGGCCTTTAAATAACCTTTTTGTAATGCATGCTGTCGTGCACACAAGCACAAGTCAGCTGTTGCTCTACATGTGCACAAGGACCCCGACAGTCGGGGCTCACGGGGAACCAACCTCAAATACAAACATCCCGGAGTCCAACTCTTGTTTGTTAGAAAACAGCACAGAGAGCAAGCATCATGGGAGTATTTCCAGGTTGTTGGAGATTATTGCGCTCTGCTGACAATAAACAGTCAAAATTCTGCAAAGTCTCAACTACATGATAGTCTCACATTTTTGATGGCTTGAAAAACTCCTGCTTGTTCTTTCGTACGGAGAGAACACCGATACATTTATTGGTGTTCttccacaaaaaacaaaatatctcTAAAATAACTTAAAGGAAACCGAATTTAACAGCATCCACCAGTAAATACtgtgtttaaaataattaaCATTTGAGTCAGATTAATATTTCACAGAATGAATCGAATGAAAATTGAGGACAATGATGGTTAAAATTTTGTCGCAATCAACATGTGATCTTTGTAGCTCTCCATGAAACCAAATCTGCCAGCAAGTATTTTTAGTCAACTGAAGACGTGACAAAGCACTGCACCCATGTGTGACGACACTTTAAAAGTGCAGAAAATGTGCACAAGTATCGAAGACACCTGTGATAGTCATTAAAGTTAAAGCAGGGCAGTGTCTGACTCCacagtttcagttttgtttGAAGGGATATTTGCAGACTTTTAAGAAGTTTCATCACACTGTAGCAATCTTCGAGCCCTGCTATCAGCAAAAAGCAGACAAAGTAACTTTTGACTGCAGCACAGGGACCACACAGCTGAAAACTGGCAAAGTTTTATTTgtgctaataaaaaaaaaatgcaattatttattatcatttttaggGACAGCCCCAAATCTGTTCAGGCcattttttaatacttttgcAAAGTAAGCAATAAATCTTATCCTTTTTATAGTTGTTATTGTATAGTTATTGTTTTTTAATGAGCTGTAGGGCTAACAACATATTTATCCTCATCTTTAACGTATGAACAAAGCTGTCTTACAACTTACCAAGATCATATGTAATGTGaagacatcagaaaaacagatgtACATACCTGGTTTCCTTTTCATTCCTTTTGTTTTCTCTAATTATATCATACATTGGGTCCTCATGagcctaaaaaaaataaaataaaattggagATGTACACTTATACACATATGGGTCAAACTTTGTGGTACAGCACTTGACTGGTTTGAGTCTTACCTAAATGATAGGGTctactttgtgtcaataggtaactttacattAGACTCAACAAAAATGACATGTGGTGCTCCCCAAGGGGGACATATCTATCACTATCCTGGGACCCCTcctatttaacatctacatgcttcTGCTAGCTtagataataataaacaacGAGATAATTTACCATAATTACGAAGATGAAACACAACTTtacattacaatgtcaccaggtgACAATGAGCCCATACAAGTGTTGAGTATGAGTGAATGTGCCACCACACAGCTTCACTTATTACAGCTACTAACCACTGATCAGGCCCCAAATCTGGGTGtcgtcatggactcagacctgaaccttCAGACACGCATTCAAACAATTACAAAGTTGGTCTTGCATCACTTGAAGAAAATCCCCCAGGATCAAAGGACTAATGTCTCAGCAGGGCCTTGAAAAACTCCATGTGTTTATCTTCAGTCGAAGTGATTACTGCAactgtcagtacgtttacatgcagcagttcaatcggatttctgatcgtataaggcatcgttcggacttttaaactgcatgtaaacaccgtAATCCGATCTACTTCGGCCTATTTCGGAAATGTAATAATCGGatagcaacacctagataatTCACTCAGAGTCGGAATAataacgccatgtatacggagaaatcggatattgcagtctgctcATGCTcaagaatttcctctggggcattcacccggaagtgaaaggagacggcgcATGTTAATtagttgtttaaacaccaaCATGAAGATCGCgaaagagatggcagaagcttcatcgggacaccggagcagatcaaaataaagtggaaaaatatacggaAGGCGTAACATTGGCGCCAAACAAAACAGGTGGCTCTTTGTTGTAATGGTTACaatggttacagcgccacatagCATCACAGAGTCAGCCATGCTTTGGCCGATTATCcgattctctgaacagcatgtaaactcagacaagtgatcgggtcttctggatgtctttatctgatacgatcagaaatccaatttctttgctgcatgtaaacgtactgtgtCTCCACAGGTCTGCCTATAAAGGCAATCAGACAGCTACAGCTGATCCACAATGCTGCTGCCCCAGTTCTCACTAGAACTaggaaagtggaccacatcgttccagttctgaggtccttacactggctccctgtaccCTCAGAGAATAGGCTTTAAAATACCtctgttagtttataaatcactgaatggtttaggaccaaaatacatcagaggCTTGTTGCTGCCATAACAACCCTACAGACCTCTCAGGTcacctggttcaggtctgctctgtgaccccagaatcagaaccaaacataGAGAAACAGCGTTCAGTTTTTATTCTCCCCAGATTTGAAACGgacttccagaaaactgcacGGACGCTGACgccctcagttcctttaaatcaacattaaaaactaatttgtttacagctgcctttgatTGAATTATTCAAACTTTTCAGAATTTAGATGTTAATTTCAGAACGTCACTGTAACTCTAGTTCAACTCTCACTTTTCTTTATTATGCCTTTGCACTCTAACTCAATTTCTAATTTATCCTCTtcacttttcatgttttgattatgtaaagcaccttggtTTGCCtcgttgctgaaatgtgcattacaaataaacatttGACAGCCTCTTTAACAATTATCCAGCTCACCACTCGGAACTGCTCAAGCTTCTGGTTGCCTTTGATGAAGAAAGGGCACTCCTTGTCTCCTGTCCTGT contains:
- the rp9 gene encoding retinitis pigmentosa 9 protein — protein: MSERKRKREKDETRHHKKHKSPKHDVEKLKTHKKKLTQEAQQLKHIETFYEKPPPGLVKEHEEKPEDCIPDESGNEEARRFLAQAPTRGLWMPLGKEVKVMQCWRCKRYGHRTGDKECPFFIKGNQKLEQFRVAHEDPMYDIIRENKRNEKETRIQQLQQLLQDSTTSSSSSDSDSSSTSSSSSSDQHRSKRKKGKKEKKKKKKSKKRKKKRKSSKSSDSSDSD